In Gemmatimonadota bacterium, the sequence CCCCCCTCGACGGATGGGCCGCCCGGCTGGATCGTGCGGGGCGGCTTCGGGGAATTCCGCAGCCCGGTGCCCGCCCAGCTGGCGGTGGCGGCCCAGGCCGCGAGCGGCACGAGCAACGGCCAGACCCAGCTGGTGTGCGCCGGCGCCGCGGCGCCCATCCCCGACTGGACGGCGATGGCCGCCGACCCGGCGGCGATCCCGACCGCCTGCGTGGGTGGCCTCCCCGGGGGGCCCCGGGACGACCTCCCGTCGATCACCGCCTTTGCCCCCGGGTTCACGGCGCCACGGGTGTGGCGCGGCTCCTTCGGCGTGCAGCGACGGGCCGGGCTCCTGACCTATGGCGTGGACCTGAGCGCCGGCGTCGGCGTGAGCCAGCAGGGCTTCCGCGACCGGAACATCGGGGCCAGCCAGTTCGCGCTGGCCGGCGAGGGCGGCCGCCAGGTGTTCGTGCCGGCCAGCGCGTTCGACACGGCGAGCGGGGTGACCACGCTGACCGCCTCCCGGCTCGACCCGGGCTTCGGCCAGGTCTTCGCCGCGGTGTCCGACCTGACCACCCGGTCGGTGCAGGCGGTGTTCTCCTTCGGCGGCATCATCGGCAAGGGCGTGACCCTCTCCGGGTCCTACACCCTGGCGCACACCACCGACGAGTCGTCGTCGGGCGACTTCGGCGGCGGGCGCGGCTTTGCCTCGCAGACCGCGGGCCGCCAGCTCTACGCCAGCGGGCGCAGCGTGAGCGACTTCGACCGGCGGCATTCGATCGTCACCACGCTGACGGTGCCGGTGGCCCGGGGCTTCGAGATCACCGCGATCGGCCGGGCCTCCTCGGGCACCCCGTACACCCCGGGCGCGGCGGGCGACCTCAACGGTGACGGCTCGCGCAACGACCGCGCGTTCATCTTCGACCCGGCGACCACCGCGGACCCGGCGCTCGCCGCCGCCATGGACCGGCTGCTCGCGGCGGCCCCCGCCGGCGCGCGCGACTGCCTGCGCCGCCAGCTGGGGTCCATCGCCGACCGCAACAGCTGCCGGGGCCCGTGGCAGCCGTCGTTCGACCTGCAGCTCAACTGGAAGCCCAGCATGCTGGGCCTCGACCAGCGGCTCACCATCTCGCTGCTGACCTCAAACCTGCTGGCGGGGATGGACCAGCTGTTCCATGACGACGACCACCTGCACGGCTGGGGGCAGTTCTCGCGGCCCGACCCGACCCTGCTCACGGTCCGCGGCTTCGACGCCGCCACCCAGCAGTTCGTCTACGACGTGAACGAGCGCTTCGGCGACATCCGCGGCACCCAGACCTTCCGGCAGCCCTTCCAGGTCGGGCTGCAGCTGCGGCTGGCGCTCGGTGGCAGCTCGCTGTTCGGCGGGGGGCCGGGTGGCTTCGGGGGGCCCGGTGGCCCGGGCGGTCCCGGCGGTCCCGGCGGCCCAGGCGGCTTCGGTGGCCCGCCGCCGGGCGGGTTCGGCGGCCCGCCGGCCGGTGGCCCCCCGCCCGAGGCCGCGGCTGGGGCGGCGGGCGCGGGGGCCGCGCCGGCGGCGCAGCCGACCTTCGCGAGCCGGATCACCCAGGCACTCCGTGACCCGGTCGAGCCGATCATCGCGCTCAACATCGCGCTCCGGCTCACCGACGACCAGCTGGCCAGGCTGCAGGGGCTGAGCACGGAGTTCGCGGCCCGTCGCGACACGCTTGGCACCGACATCCAGAAGGAGATCGAAGGGATGGGGCGCGACCCGGACCGGGCGGTGCTCTTCTCGATGATCCGCAGCCGGATGGAGCACGGGCGGGAGATGTCGCAGGGGATCCTCGACCGCGCCAAGGCGGTGCTGACGGCCGAGCAGTGGGCCCAGCTGCCCGAAGAGGCCAAGGTCCTGCCCCGCTTCGGCGGGCCCGGGGGCCCAGGGGGGCCGGGCGGTCGGCCGCCGCAGTAGGTCAGGCCGGCGTCGGATCCTCCAGCGACCGCCAGAGATACCAGGCGGCGCTGGTGCGGTAGGGGCGGAAGCGCTCGCCCAGGCGTTCCAGCCGCGAGCGCGCCCGGACGCGATACAGCCGCTCCGCGGCGCGCTGGATGCCGCCGTCCCCGACCGGCCAGACGTCCGGCCGCTCAAGCGAGAAGATCAGGAACATCTCGGCGGTCCACACCCCGACGCCCTTCACCTGCACCAGTCGCTCGATCACCGCCGCATCGGACAGGCGGCCGAGTCCGCGCAGGCCACCCGCCTCGGCGAACCGCGCCAGCTCGCGCACATACGACGCCTTCGCCCGGGAGAGGCCGGCGCGCCGCAGCCGCCGCAAGTCGGCGCTGGCCAGGGCCGCCGGACGGATCGGGACCAGCTCCGCCAGCCGGGCCAGGATGCTCGCCGCCGCCTTGCCGGAGATCTGCTGCGACACGATGGCGTCGACCAGGGCCGGGAAGGGAGGCTGGGGCGTGATCGCCGGCGGGCGGTGCCGGGCCACCAGGTCGGCCATGATGGGGCAGGAAAGGAGCGGCGGGTGCATGGGCAGAATCTACCCGGGGACGTGACCCCGACGGCCAGCGGGCGGGCGCGGCCCTTGACACCCCTCGGGTATGCATCGTACCGTATGTCCATGCGGTGCACTGAGCGATTCGGCTTCTTCTTCTCGTTTACCACGCCCGGCGGCGCGTCGTCGTCCGGTGCGGGGAAGCCCTGACGCTCCCTGTCACCCGGATCCCGACGCCCCGCCGATGACCGGCGGGGCGTTTTTGTTTGTCCATCCGTGGAGTGGAACATGCGCGTGGCGATTCAGGGCACCCGGGGTGCCTTCAGCGAGGCGGCGGCCCGGCAGCAGTGGCCGGACCTGGAGACCATCAGCTGTCGTGAGGTCGGTGATGCCGTGGCCGCGGTGCGGGCCGGCGAGGCCGAGGCGGGCTGCCTGGCCATCGAGAACTCGCTGGTCGGGTCGGTGACCCCGACCTACGACCTGCTGCAGGAGGCCTTCGGCGAGGGCGACCTCACGCTCTCCCGCGAGATCCTCCTCCCGGTGCACCACAGCATCATGGGTGTCCCGGGGGCGCGGCTCGAGCAGGTGACCCGGGTGCTCTCCCACCCGGTGGCCTTGGGCCAG encodes:
- a CDS encoding TonB-dependent receptor; protein product: MRRLGILLFCLLPLFAGRVAPVAAQVGVTTDILTGTVTDTSGTPLTGATIEAVSLETGHTRSASTDGRGRYRILFPDGGGRYQLFVKQIGHAPARRQLERAGDDDRLFADFRLVPQAVALEELVVSGRRQNFNDPRPTPGSTETVQSPDRLARLPLDAGDLNAIAALAAGVVSISGTDSTAASFSVAGQRSSANSTTLDGLTFGASSIPQDAVRSTRVVTNTYDVSRGQFSGGLIASTTRSGTRIFQGTVNGSLRDPALAVIPDSVTNQPQAQQQLSFGVGGPLITNRLFGFGAGQVRHRGNDLITLLTLADGGAERYGVAQDSLDRYTTILGGLNVPFTTGAVPDDRSGTDWSGIGRLDLLLGERHTLTFRGDWRQSSDAPARLAPLAPPASGGRTSSRSGGGMLQLSSRFGQSLLNEAKVYLSGSRNRGAPYLQLPAGRVQLSSALDDGTLSTSSLSFGGNPGFPQRGHSSAFEATNELSWLSGEASHRVKLGLFYTTARTTQEVASNQLGTFTFETLADLEAGRPSLFTRTLGADQRTGRSATAAAYLGDTWRLNQAWQLTFGVRGEHSWFGDAPAYNATVDSLFGLRTDRLPRETHLSPRLGFTWTPPSTDGPPGWIVRGGFGEFRSPVPAQLAVAAQAASGTSNGQTQLVCAGAAAPIPDWTAMAADPAAIPTACVGGLPGGPRDDLPSITAFAPGFTAPRVWRGSFGVQRRAGLLTYGVDLSAGVGVSQQGFRDRNIGASQFALAGEGGRQVFVPASAFDTASGVTTLTASRLDPGFGQVFAAVSDLTTRSVQAVFSFGGIIGKGVTLSGSYTLAHTTDESSSGDFGGGRGFASQTAGRQLYASGRSVSDFDRRHSIVTTLTVPVARGFEITAIGRASSGTPYTPGAAGDLNGDGSRNDRAFIFDPATTADPALAAAMDRLLAAAPAGARDCLRRQLGSIADRNSCRGPWQPSFDLQLNWKPSMLGLDQRLTISLLTSNLLAGMDQLFHDDDHLHGWGQFSRPDPTLLTVRGFDAATQQFVYDVNERFGDIRGTQTFRQPFQVGLQLRLALGGSSLFGGGPGGFGGPGGPGGPGGPGGPGGFGGPPPGGFGGPPAGGPPPEAAAGAAGAGAAPAAQPTFASRITQALRDPVEPIIALNIALRLTDDQLARLQGLSTEFAARRDTLGTDIQKEIEGMGRDPDRAVLFSMIRSRMEHGREMSQGILDRAKAVLTAEQWAQLPEEAKVLPRFGGPGGPGGPGGRPPQ
- a CDS encoding DNA-3-methyladenine glycosylase 2 family protein, which encodes MHPPLLSCPIMADLVARHRPPAITPQPPFPALVDAIVSQQISGKAAASILARLAELVPIRPAALASADLRRLRRAGLSRAKASYVRELARFAEAGGLRGLGRLSDAAVIERLVQVKGVGVWTAEMFLIFSLERPDVWPVGDGGIQRAAERLYRVRARSRLERLGERFRPYRTSAAWYLWRSLEDPTPA